From Bdellovibrionota bacterium, one genomic window encodes:
- a CDS encoding type II toxin-antitoxin system PemK/MazF family toxin, with the protein MTVEHGVLYLADLNPRTGTEAGKVRPVLVIQTDLLNTAEHPSTWILPCTTRLTGANVLRVSLPKGIAGNAVECEVMIDQSRSIDNRRFRKKLKPVPKPILSEIKQKLRLLGDL; encoded by the coding sequence ATGACCGTTGAACACGGCGTCCTTTATCTCGCAGATCTGAATCCGAGAACCGGAACCGAAGCCGGTAAAGTGCGGCCGGTCTTGGTGATACAGACAGACTTGTTGAATACGGCCGAACATCCGTCAACCTGGATACTGCCATGTACAACCCGTCTGACCGGTGCGAACGTTTTGCGGGTGTCGCTCCCCAAGGGAATCGCCGGAAATGCCGTGGAGTGTGAAGTCATGATCGATCAGAGCCGATCGATCGATAATCGGAGGTTTCGAAAGAAACTAAAACCAGTCCCCAAGCCGATCCTCTCCGAGATCAAACAAAAACTGAGACTGTTGGGAGATTTGTAG